One genomic region from Yamadazyma tenuis chromosome 4, complete sequence encodes:
- the TOM70 gene encoding TOM (translocase of outer membrane) complex component (COG:U; EggNog:ENOG503NUNW; BUSCO:EOG09262341) has product MSALDNSGSFLARNKTLVSIAATVAGISAVGALYYYSQQGPTPSPEDSTASKKKNKKKKKSKPEDSKDTSAAPASPASSKIYPVGKDGLPDLSEATISNLTADQKSEWALALKEDGNTEYKAKNYKEAVAFYSAALKLKVDPVFYSNRSACYAALDDHENVVKDTTEAIKLKPDYTKCLLRRATSYEILEQYPDAMFDLTALTIYGGFSNKSVEQVLERVLKKHSVRIVEQNIKTRVLDLPSASTTGSFFGAFVTESNPEGISEESTGNDKLLFDAIAKINSNTPEGYEEADKLIAEAVSGYDAEGLKADSDNAAKASIAYEYAATFKFLKNDPLSAAVDIGKAVSLKPRSRTYVIRALINADKSSYEDARNDFASAAKMDSNAGDAYYHLGQLFYLTNELDKAQENFEKAKKANPQNVYAYVQSACITYKNGDIKEAEDKFTEAKLKFPTSPEIPNYYGEVLSDRGDIQAALKQFETAARLQKALPNYSVGALPLVNKASLISRENFNKLDEAEELLVEACKLDPKSELARISLAQLKLQKEQVDEAIVLFEESSNLARTIEEKVQATSFAEATKMQKRIKADPILSEKIAEVMRQSMMAAGLLWYSVYIERKVCTTSVFVSLPKIAYQDEQDIKYDLAYVQHNVVVSSGPVSSSFKKWYRYPIEDLVKVLTYNHKKNWHVWNLRGEGKGYNEADVLGQMSYFPFPDHQPPSFYLLMQVVESIDRFLSQSPENVAIVHCKAGKGRSGTVACAVIMYESYKHGISMSAHEVNELYTLRRMRPGSGKGVSIKSQFRYLQYWQNYLDASEDKQKAIMLVNQVNSPIMVQFTEVKLTNTVRYLTNNSENAAEINVVLQGYNPRKDVECGVELVQIWEYNNKDDTVQIEGRDVILRPGHHINVAHVCDYRVFVNGVLFAWFNVSLETEIDTLKGDFAVKFKEFDGFKGTTHRGAPLFETLTISWKVAVDG; this is encoded by the exons ATGTCGGCATTAGATAACTCTGGCTCCTTCTTGGCCAGAAACAAGACTCTTGTTAGCATAGCAGCCACTGTCGCCGGTATCTCCGCCGTTGGGGCATTGTACTACTATTCTCAACAAGGACCCACTCCTAGCCCTGAAGACTCCACCgcttcaaagaaaaagaataaaaagaagaagaagtccaagCCTGAAGACTCCAAGGACACTTCTGCTGCCCCTGCATCGCCAGCTTCCTCCAAGATCTATCCCGTTGGAAAGGATGGATTGCCTGATCTTTCAGAAGcaaccatctccaacttgacggCGGACCAAAAGAGCGAATGGGCTTTGGCACTCAAAGAAGACGGTAACACCGAATACAAGGCCAAAAACTATAAAGAGGCCGTTGCCTTCTACTCGGCTgccttgaaattgaaggtgGACCCTGTATTTTACTCCAACAGATCTGCTTGTTACGCTGCTTTGGATGACCATGAAAACGTCGTCAAAGACACCACCGAAGcgatcaagttgaagccTGACTACACCAAGTGTCTTTTGCGTAGAGCCACTTCTTACGAAATCTTGGAACAGTACCCAGATGCCATGTTTGACTTGACTGCGTTGACCATCTATGGAGGTTTCAGTAACAAGTCTGTGGAACAGGTTTTGGAAAGAGTTTTGAAAAAACACTCGGTGAGAATCGTTGAGCAAAACATAAAGACTCGTGTTCTTGACTTGCCCTCTGCATCCACCACTGGCTCGTTCTTTGGTGCCTTTGTCACCGAGTCCAACCCAGAAGGAATTAGTGAAGAGTCTACTGGTAATGATAAGTTGTTGTTCGATGCCattgccaaaatcaacctGAACACCCCAGAAGGATATGAAGAAGCCGATAAGTTGATTGCGGAAGCCGTTTCTGGTTATGACGCTGAAGGCTTGAAGGCTGATTCTGACAACGCCGCCAAAGCATCTATTGCTTACGAGTACGCTGCTACTTTCAAATTCCTTAAAAACGACCCATTACTGGCTGCTGTTGATATTGGCAAGGCCGTTCTGTTGAAGCCAAGATCTAGAACTTATGTCATCAGAGCCTTGATTAACGCCGATAAATCCTCGTACGAGGATGCCAGAAACGACTTTGCTTCGGCCGCCAAGATGGATTCAAATGCTGGAGATGCTTACTACCACTTGGGACAATTATTCTACTTGACAAATGAGTTGGATAAAGCCCAAgaaaactttgaaaaggccaagaagGCCAACCCTCAAAATGTCTACGCCTACGTCCAATCTGCCTGTATCACCTACAAAAACGGAGATatcaaagaagctgaagacAAGTTCACGGaagccaagttgaagtttccAACCTCTCCCGAAATTCCAAACTATTATGGTGAGGTTTTGTCTGACAGAGGAGACATCCAAGCTGCTTTGAAGCAATTTGAAACTGCGGCCAGATTACAAAAAGCATTACCAAACTATTCGGTGGGTGCCTTGCCATTGGTCAACAAGGCCTCTTTGATCTCCAGagagaacttcaacaagcttgatgaagctgaagaattGTTGGTAGAAGCGTGCAAATTGGATCCTAAGTCTGAATTGGCCAGAATCTCTTTAGCCCAAttgaagttgcaaaaagaacaagtgGATGAGGCCATTGTGttgtttgaagaatcttccaacttggccagaaccattgaagaaaaggttcAAGCCACTTCTTTTGCTGAAGCCACCAAGATGCAAAAGAGAATAAAGGCTGACCCCATCTTATCTGAAAAAATTGCTGAAGTTATGAGACAATCGATGATGGCAGCAGGT CTCTTGTGGTATTCTGTATatattgaaagaaaagtgTGTACTACTTCTGTATTTG TATCCCTACCTAAAATTGCATAccaagatgagcaagatATAAAGTATGACTTAGCATACGTTCAGCACAACGTGGTAGTAAGCTCGGGACCCGTCAGCAGctccttcaagaaatggTACCGATATCCCATTGAGGACCTAGTCAAGGTGCTAACATATAATCATAAGAAAAATTGGCATGTTTGGAACCTACGAGGGGAAGGAAAAGGCTATAATGAAGCAGACGTGTTGGGTCAGATGTCGTACTTCCCATTTCCAGATCATCAACCTCCATCTTTCTATCTTTTGATGCAGGTAGTCGAAAGTATTGATAGGTTTCTCTCCCAAAGTCCAGAAAATGTTGCGATTGTCCATTGCAAAGCAGGAAAAGGCCGTTCGGGTACAGTGGCATGTGCTGTCATAATGTATGAATCATATAAGCACGGAATTTCCATGTCTGCCCATGAAGTGAATGAGTTGTATACACTAAGAAGAATGCGGCCTGGGTCTGGCAAGGGAgtttcaatcaagtcaCAATTCCGATACCTCCAGTACTGGCAGAATTACTTAGATGCATCAGAGGACAAACAGAAAGCAATAATGTTGGTGAACCAAGTGAACTCTCCGATTATGGTGCAGTTCACAGAGGTAAAATTGACAAATACTGTGAGATACTTGACAAATAATTCTGAAAATGCAGCCGAAATAAACGTAGTCTTACAAGGATACAATCCTCGAAAAGATGTCGAGTGTGGAGTTGAACTCGTACAGATTTGGGAGTATAATAACAAGGATGACACAGtacaaattgaaggaagagaCGTCATACTTCGTCCTGGACACCACATTAACGTTGCTCATGTTTGCGACTATCGGGTTTTTGTGAATGGAGTGCTTTTTGCCTGGTTTAACGTGAGCTTGGAGACAGAAATAGATACTTTAAAGGGGGACTTTGCagtcaaattcaaagaattcGATGGGTTTAAAGGCACAACCCATCGCGGGGCACCTCTCTTCGAGACCTTGACGATATCATGGAAGGTTGCGGTAGATGGGTGA